CCGTCTGATATTGAAATCAATCGCAAAGGGCCATCCTTTACCATCGACACGGTTCACGCGTTTAAGCGGCACTATGGTGAATCCCATCAGTTTTATCTGCTCATGGGCTCGGATGCGTTTTTTGATACGCCGACCTGGAAACGGCAAAAAGATATTTTTGCCACGGTTGCCATCGTTGTCATGCCCAGACAGGGCACCGGTTCAGACCCGGATATCCGATCCTTTCTTGACGAACATATCGCAAAAGGGTACACATGGCATCAGGAGGAACGGCAATTCGTACATGACAGACTGCAGCCGGTCCGCATTTGTCCTGTCCCCCGAATTGACATATCCTCCACTTTGATACGCAACCGGGTGAAACAGCACTTTCCCATCAAAGGACTGGTTCCGCCACCGGTGGAAAAAATTATCAATGAAAGGAATTTATACTTATGACAGATCCTTCAGAAGAACTGACACCTTACCTGAGTGTTGTTTTCGGCCGGAAACCTCGGTCTGTCACAGCCATTGATGTCCGTTCTTTAACCTCATATACCGACACGCTGATCATTGTCGAAGCCGGTTCCCACCGTCAGGTGACGTCTCTGGCCGAAAACATCGTCACCGGACTGAAGGCAAAAAATATCCTGTCTTTGGGCACTGAAGGAATCAAGGAAGGGGAATGGGCCCTGCTGGATTACGGCAGTCCCATCATCCATATATTTGAAACCAAAGCCAAGGCGTTCTATGATCTGGAAGGCCTGTGGAGCGACGCACCCCGTCTGGACCTGTCCGGTTTTGAAACGGCTTTAAAATCACCAAAGGATCCTTCATGACCGTAACACAACTGATTACAGATTATATCACCGGAAATGAGATCAACCTGGTCGGGCCTGAAATCAGCCGGCAGAATTTTGAAAAATTTCTGGTGGAAACCAATGGGTACAAAAAACAGGAAATTCATGTGAACGAACCATTGACTGTTCAGTTCAAAGGGGAAGATTATATATCTTGCATTGATCTGGTGGTCTGTGTCGAAGATCGGGCCGTCATGGCCGTGACCTGTGTGGCCGGTTCCATCGGCTCATATGAAAGGGAAATACTGGCCGGGGCCCGGCTGGTCAGAAACTATCAGATTCCCTTTGCCGTGTCCACGGATGCCAAAGATGCCGTGGTCATGGACACGCGGTCGGGCAAAACCTTAGGCAAGGGGCTGGCGGCTGTACCGTCCCGGGAACAGATGGAAAAAAAACTGCCGGACCTTGTGTTTGAACCGTTGGATGAAAACAGAAAGGAGCGGGAGATGATCATCTACCGCTCCTTTAACATGGAAAAAATCAATCGTTGATTTTATGACAGTTCCCGGTTGCAGTGCTTGCAGATTTTGGCCCTTTTTTTGATGATTTCAGCGCAAAAGGGGCATTCTCTTGTAAAATGGCGTTCATGAAGCTGGTCAATGGCAGCCTTCACGCCGGTTTCCAGCACCGGGGTGGGGAACTTATGGTTGATCAGAGGCTCGATGGCTTCCACACCGCCCAGTTCTCCCACCATTTCAGCGGCTTTAAGCCGTGCCCGGTTGGGAACCACCGGATCCAGCAGCATTTTTAAAATCTCGTCCCAGTCTTTTGATATATAATAATCCGTGAGAATGGAAAACGCCTGTTTGGTTTTCTCCTTGAGTTCATTCTGACGAATCACTGCTTGATCATCCAGCTTACTTCCGGTGCCCCCCACCGGGCTGAAAACGGGCATGTATTCAAAATTCTTCTGACCCGGCTCATTGATGCACCGGTAAGAAGCAGGGGCTTCCATGGTGTCTTTAAGATGGTCCCACCCCTTTTGGTAGGAAGGACAGTCATCATTGAAACACACAAACAGGTAGGGGGTTCCCCATCCAAGTCCATCGGAAAAATTGATGGGCGGCACTTCCCACAGGACCATTTCTTTTTTGCAATGGGGGCACACGGGTTTATCCATCTGGATATATCTGTCCAGCAGTTCTTCTTTTGTTTCAAATGCCATTATTTTTTGTCTCCTTATGATTGTCTGACGGCTTCAGTCAATCATAGTAATCAGCCCCCTGCCTTTGTCAATCAATGATCAGTCGATCACTGCCAGCACGTCTCCTTTGGCCACGGCATCCCCTGTGTCAAAATGAATGGCGGAAACAGTCCCGGTTTTTGGGGCCGGCAGGGCATTTTCCATTTTCATGGCCTCGATGACCACCACGGTTTCTCCTTCTTCCACGGCATCTCCCACCTGTTTTTCATGCCGGATCACCATGCCGGGCATGGGCGCTGTCACCGGGGTGCCGGTATCAGAGGCTGAACCTGTTTTTTCCGCATCCTGTTTTACAGGCCCTGGTTCGGGTTTGACTTGTACCGGTGCTTCGGGTGCCGCCGGAGAGGCCTTGGGTGCCGAAGTCCGGGAAGGGGATGAAATCCCGGCTGCCGGAGCCACATGGGAAATGCCCGGTGCGCCCCCCTGTTCTTCCACCCCGACCTCAAAACACTCGCCATCCACAAACACGTTAAAAATCCGGGTATTTTCAGTTTTTTCAAAACAGGGTTTTTCCATCAGCTCCCCGGTCTTTGCTTTTTTAATCAAAGCATCCTGTTTTTTCACATCCTCCAATGAAACGGGTTTAAGGACATCCGACATTTCTTCCAGCCCGTATTTCTGCTTGAGAAATTTTTTGCCGGTAACGGGAAACAGCGCATACAGCAGCAGGTCTTCATCGTTTTTGGCCAGATCCTTGATCTCCTGCTTTGCTTTTTCCAGCTCCGGCTCCAGCACCTGGGCCGGCCGGCAGGTAATGGGCTCTTCTCCTCTGGTATATCCTTTCAGCGCTTTTTTCTGAACTTCCGGATCAATGGGAACCGATGTTTTTCCATACAGGCCGTAACACAAATCCTTGACCTGGCCGGAGATCATCTTGTACCGCTCTTCTTTGGTGTCAAACAGCACATTGTTCACGGTCTGGGTGCCCACAATCTGACTGGTGGGCGTCACCAAAGGAATCTGACCCAGTTCTTTTCTCACCCGGGGCAGTTCTTTGTACACCTGGCCGATCTTATCCAAAGAATCCATCTCCCGCAGCTGGTTCACCAGATTGGACAGCATCCCGCCGGGTGTCTGGTGCAGCAGCACGTTGATGTCGATCAAAGACACCTTGGTGTCATCCAGCAGATGTTTGTATTTGGGCATCACCTCTTTTTCCAGGATCTCGTTGATATCGGCCAGGGCCTTGATATCGAATCCGGTATCCCGGTTGGTGCCCAGAAGCGCCATGACCAGCGGTTCCAGGGCCGCATGGGAAGTCCGATACGCATAGGGTGTCACACAGGTATCCACGATATCCACCCCGGCCTCCACTGCTTTGAGATGGGTCATGGGAGACATGCCCGAGGTGAAATGACTGTGCAGGTGAATCAATGGTTTGACATTGGCTTTCAACGCCTTTACCAGCTGATAGGCATCGTAGGGTGCCATCAGTCCGGCCATATCCTTGATACAGATGGAGTCTGCCCCCATCGCTTCCAGGTCTTTGGCTTTTTTAATATAATAATCCAGGTTGTAGACCTCGCCGCCCAAACGGGGCTCGGTCAAAGTATAGCAGATACATCCCTGGAAATGGGCCCCGCATTCCTTGATTACCGGCACCACACTTTCAAAATTCCTGTAATCATTAAGTGCATCAAACGTTCTGAAAATTTCCAACCCGTTGTCCACGGTTTTTTTCACAAACAATTTGGCCACATCATCGGCATAATTCCGGTACCCCACCAGGTTCTGCCCTCTGAGCAGCATGGACAACGGGGTTTTCTTGAAATACCGCTTCAGCGTCCGCAGCCGCTCCCAGGGATCTTCCCCTAAAAACCGGTGCATGGTGTCAAAGGTGGCGCCGCCCCAGACCTCCACGGCCCAGAACCCGATATCATCCATCCGTTCAGCCACCGGAATCATGTCTTCAGTTCTGCCTCGGGTGGCAAATAAAGACTGGTGACCATCCCGCAGGGAAAGATCTTCCACCTTTAACGGATTTTTCGCCGGGGGACGGTCATTGCCATAATTCATCTGAGTCGTTTCAAGCTGAGTGTGTTCCGTCATAACTATTTTCTCCAAAAATTGAGTTTATTTAAACATGCGCAGCTGCATCATGGTGTTGGCCTGCATCATGGCCTGCCGTCCGGTCAGACCCCAGAGGTTGGGAGCATTTGAAAACGTTTTTACCGATACCGGCCCTTCCGGAAAAGGGGCACCGCTATTTTCCCGGCACGACTGTCTGTCTTCATCGGTTTTGATGTGGGCAATGACCGCTGCCATGGCAGCCACTTTTTTTTTGCGGTCCATGATCTCTCCTTTTATCATACCGGAATGTTCCCGTGTTTTTTGGCCGGACGCATTTCCCGTTTGCTGGCCAGCGCTTCCAGCGCATCAATGAGCCGGGGCCGGGTTTGAGAAGGTGTGATCACCGCGTCCACATATCCTCTGGCTGCCGCACAATAGGGATTGGAAAACCGCTCATTGTATTCCGTGATTTTTTCCTTTCGTTTGGCCACCGGATCATCCGCCGCCTTGATCTCTTTGGCATGGATGATGTTGGCGGCCCCTTCCGCACCCATGACCGCGATCTCCGCACTGGGCCAGGCAAATGCCATGTCCGCGCCCAGGTGTTTGGGGCACATGGCCAGATACGATCCCCCGTAATCCTTGCGGGTGATCAACAGCAGTTTGGGTACTGTGGCCTCGGAATAACACCACAGCAGCTTGGCCCCATGGCGGATGATACCGCCCCATTCCTGCTTGGAGCCAGGCAGATACCCGGGAACGTCCGCAATGGTGAGCATGGGGATGTTAAAGGCGTCACAGAACCGGATGAACCGGGTGGCCTTGTCCGACGCATTGATATCCAGACACCCGGCCAGATGACTGGGCTGATTGGCGATAATACCGATGGACCGGCCGTTGAGCCGGGCAAAACACACCAGGATATTTTTGGCATAATACTGATGCGGTTCAAAAAACACCCCGTCATCCACAATGGATTTAATCACGTTTTTCATGTCATACGCCCGGTTGGGGCGGTCCGGAATCAAGGTGTCCAGGGCCGGGTCCGTGCGGGCGGGATCATCTTTGGGCGGGATAAAAGGCGGATCTTCCATATTGTTGGCCGGCAGATAGGACAACAGGATTTTTATCTGCGCAATGCAGTCTTCATCGGATTCACAGGCAAACTGGGCCACGCCGGATTTTTCGTTGTGGGTCATGGCGCCGCCCAGGTCTTCAAAGGAGATATTTTCACCGGTAACCGCCTTGATCACGTTGGGACCGGTGATAAACATATAGCTGCTTTTCTTCACCATGAACACAAAATCAGTCATGGCCGGGGAATACACAGCCCCGCCGGCGGTTGGCCCCATGATGGCGGAGATCTGAGGAATCACTCCGGAGCACGCGGAATTTCTGAAAAATATCTCCCCGTATCCGGACAACGCATCAATGCCTTCCTGAATTCTGGCACCGCCTGAATCATTCATGCCGATGACCGGGGCCCCGGCTTTCAGCGCCATGTCCATGACCTTGCAGATTTTCTTGGCCTGCATCTCGCCTAAGGATCCGGCCCGGGCCGTGAAATCCTGGGCATAGGCAAACACGATCCGGCCACCCACTTTACCATGGCCGGTCACCACCCCGTCTGCCGGAATTTGTTTTTTTTCCATGCCGAAATTGGTACACCGGTGGGTGACAAACATATCCAGTTCCCGGAACGTGCCTTTGTCAAACAAATGATCCAGCCGTTCCCTGGCATTGAGCCGGCCCTGTTCCCGCCGCTTTTCCAACGCAGCGTCTCCCCCCATTTTCAAAATTTCCTGCTCTTTGCACTTCAGGGTCTGAATATTATCTGCTGTGGTTCCCATAAATAAAAGTCCTTCCATGTTCCTTTGGTTCATTCATTGGCTATTTTTGACGGCGGACTATTCCACGCTGAACCGCCATGCACAAAACCATTCCTCCGGATGGGCATCCGGGGGACATCCGATACAGGTTGTTTTGATATTCGGATCAAATGCCGATGCAAAATAGGTATATTCAACCAATCCGGCTGATTTGCACGGATAGTCCGGCAAATCTTTACGTTTTCTGGCTGCCTGAACCCGGCATTCATTCATCTGAAATACAAAACTTTTGGGACTTTCGTCAACAATTGATTGTGTATTGATGAAAGAATACATCCTGAAATTCAGGGCTTTTTTAAGGCCTTCCAGTCCCGGCCTGTCCCCCAGATTTAAAAACCGTTTAATGGCATGGGCTTCATAGGGTGAAAACATGCCCCAGCAGGAATCATTACACCGTTTGGCATCATTCATGCCCCGGGTTTTTTCCACGGCCTGGAACCAGACGCCGTCCATGACCAGCCAGTTTTTGGCCAGCCCTTTGAGCAGTTCATTCAACCGGTCTTCATCCATGTCCGCCACCGCTTCGGGCAACCCGTCTTTTAATTCAAAATCCAGAATATCGGCCATGCGTTTCATGGTAATATCCGTGCCCCTGGGCACCACGGCATCCATCATATCCAATGCCGCATCCATCCCCATCTGGTGCCGGACTTCAGCAAACCAGAATCCGTAATGCATGATCATGCGAAACACCATATCCATCATCAACCGGCCCTTGTTCTGCCTGGACAGATCCGTAAAGTCAGGCTGTACGTCGTTCATTTGACATCTCCTTTTTCCAGTTCATGGTAAAGTGCCAGATACGTCTGTGCTTCCTCTTGTTTTCCCCGCCTGGCACAGCCATTGCCGTAAATCCGGCATTTTTCTTTGAGCACGGACTTCGCCGCTTTTTGCTGATCGTCCGACAATGATCCGGATCGGACCAGACTCAGGATCGCTTCAATGCGAAACCGATCCTGGGAATGCCGCCTGGAAAGCTGATCCGCATGCCCGCCGAACTTGACGGTCAAAGCCGCATCAATGAGATGAATCGGGGTGTCCATGCTGACCCGCAGCCAGAAATCATAGTCCTCGCACACAGGAAAATCCTGCCTGAACATCCCTTTGCGTTCAAACAGTGTTTTTCTGATCATCACCGCGGACGGGCTGACCAGGCACAGGTGAAGAGACGGTTCAAAAATCAGGCCCGAGGGTTTTTTGTGTTTTTTTCTGGAATTCACCCGGACCCCGTTGCGGATCCAGATCTCTTCGGTCTGACAGATCATGGCTTCGGGATGGGCTTTAAAAAAATCGGCCTGGCATGCCAGTTTTTCCGGTTTCCATTGATCATCAGAATCCAGTAACGCCACAAATTCGCCGGTGCTGTGACCGATACCCAGATTCCGGGCACTGCTCACCCCTTGATTGGGCTGATTCAATATCCGGAGGCGGTTTCCATACGCGGCCAGCACCTCGGGGGTGTGATCGGTGGAACCGTCATCCACCACAATGATCTCTTTGGGTGCAACAGTCTGGGCCAGCACCGAATCAATGGCGTGGGCCAGGGTCCATGCCCGGTTGAAACTGGGAATAATCACACTGATCTGGGGCGGATCTGTCTGTGTCATGATCCATCACTTATATCATGGCTTTTGTTTTTTGTACAAACCAGATTCACGTTTTTTGACA
The window above is part of the Desulfotignum phosphitoxidans DSM 13687 genome. Proteins encoded here:
- the nadD gene encoding nicotinate-nucleotide adenylyltransferase — translated: MKAGLFGGTFNPLHMAHIRIAEHVKQCLALDTIFFFPSATPPHKPGVNLAPALDRYDMVVKSLAHKKGLKPSDIEINRKGPSFTIDTVHAFKRHYGESHQFYLLMGSDAFFDTPTWKRQKDIFATVAIVVMPRQGTGSDPDIRSFLDEHIAKGYTWHQEERQFVHDRLQPVRICPVPRIDISSTLIRNRVKQHFPIKGLVPPPVEKIINERNLYL
- the rsfS gene encoding ribosome silencing factor, whose protein sequence is MTDPSEELTPYLSVVFGRKPRSVTAIDVRSLTSYTDTLIIVEAGSHRQVTSLAENIVTGLKAKNILSLGTEGIKEGEWALLDYGSPIIHIFETKAKAFYDLEGLWSDAPRLDLSGFETALKSPKDPS
- a CDS encoding type I restriction enzyme HsdR N-terminal domain-containing protein is translated as MTVTQLITDYITGNEINLVGPEISRQNFEKFLVETNGYKKQEIHVNEPLTVQFKGEDYISCIDLVVCVEDRAVMAVTCVAGSIGSYEREILAGARLVRNYQIPFAVSTDAKDAVVMDTRSGKTLGKGLAAVPSREQMEKKLPDLVFEPLDENRKEREMIIYRSFNMEKINR
- a CDS encoding pyruvate carboxylase subunit B; the protein is MTEHTQLETTQMNYGNDRPPAKNPLKVEDLSLRDGHQSLFATRGRTEDMIPVAERMDDIGFWAVEVWGGATFDTMHRFLGEDPWERLRTLKRYFKKTPLSMLLRGQNLVGYRNYADDVAKLFVKKTVDNGLEIFRTFDALNDYRNFESVVPVIKECGAHFQGCICYTLTEPRLGGEVYNLDYYIKKAKDLEAMGADSICIKDMAGLMAPYDAYQLVKALKANVKPLIHLHSHFTSGMSPMTHLKAVEAGVDIVDTCVTPYAYRTSHAALEPLVMALLGTNRDTGFDIKALADINEILEKEVMPKYKHLLDDTKVSLIDINVLLHQTPGGMLSNLVNQLREMDSLDKIGQVYKELPRVRKELGQIPLVTPTSQIVGTQTVNNVLFDTKEERYKMISGQVKDLCYGLYGKTSVPIDPEVQKKALKGYTRGEEPITCRPAQVLEPELEKAKQEIKDLAKNDEDLLLYALFPVTGKKFLKQKYGLEEMSDVLKPVSLEDVKKQDALIKKAKTGELMEKPCFEKTENTRIFNVFVDGECFEVGVEEQGGAPGISHVAPAAGISSPSRTSAPKASPAAPEAPVQVKPEPGPVKQDAEKTGSASDTGTPVTAPMPGMVIRHEKQVGDAVEEGETVVVIEAMKMENALPAPKTGTVSAIHFDTGDAVAKGDVLAVID
- a CDS encoding acyl-CoA carboxylase subunit beta, with amino-acid sequence MGTTADNIQTLKCKEQEILKMGGDAALEKRREQGRLNARERLDHLFDKGTFRELDMFVTHRCTNFGMEKKQIPADGVVTGHGKVGGRIVFAYAQDFTARAGSLGEMQAKKICKVMDMALKAGAPVIGMNDSGGARIQEGIDALSGYGEIFFRNSACSGVIPQISAIMGPTAGGAVYSPAMTDFVFMVKKSSYMFITGPNVIKAVTGENISFEDLGGAMTHNEKSGVAQFACESDEDCIAQIKILLSYLPANNMEDPPFIPPKDDPARTDPALDTLIPDRPNRAYDMKNVIKSIVDDGVFFEPHQYYAKNILVCFARLNGRSIGIIANQPSHLAGCLDINASDKATRFIRFCDAFNIPMLTIADVPGYLPGSKQEWGGIIRHGAKLLWCYSEATVPKLLLITRKDYGGSYLAMCPKHLGADMAFAWPSAEIAVMGAEGAANIIHAKEIKAADDPVAKRKEKITEYNERFSNPYCAAARGYVDAVITPSQTRPRLIDALEALASKREMRPAKKHGNIPV
- a CDS encoding DUF6125 family protein — encoded protein: MNDVQPDFTDLSRQNKGRLMMDMVFRMIMHYGFWFAEVRHQMGMDAALDMMDAVVPRGTDITMKRMADILDFELKDGLPEAVADMDEDRLNELLKGLAKNWLVMDGVWFQAVEKTRGMNDAKRCNDSCWGMFSPYEAHAIKRFLNLGDRPGLEGLKKALNFRMYSFINTQSIVDESPKSFVFQMNECRVQAARKRKDLPDYPCKSAGLVEYTYFASAFDPNIKTTCIGCPPDAHPEEWFCAWRFSVE
- a CDS encoding glycosyltransferase family 2 protein, yielding MTQTDPPQISVIIPSFNRAWTLAHAIDSVLAQTVAPKEIIVVDDGSTDHTPEVLAAYGNRLRILNQPNQGVSSARNLGIGHSTGEFVALLDSDDQWKPEKLACQADFFKAHPEAMICQTEEIWIRNGVRVNSRKKHKKPSGLIFEPSLHLCLVSPSAVMIRKTLFERKGMFRQDFPVCEDYDFWLRVSMDTPIHLIDAALTVKFGGHADQLSRRHSQDRFRIEAILSLVRSGSLSDDQQKAAKSVLKEKCRIYGNGCARRGKQEEAQTYLALYHELEKGDVK